A window of Comamonadaceae bacterium OTU4NAUVB1 contains these coding sequences:
- a CDS encoding tripartite tricarboxylate transporter substrate binding protein → MSKDIASARFARRRGLVLGALGAAAWSAGWAQGNADAPIRLVVPFTPGTGIDLIARQVAPGLTAQLRRPIFVDNKPGAAGNIGTQEVVRAAPDGTTLLVSVNTLVMNAALYPRLGFNPLTDLAPVCLTSWGQLILVASPRSGIDSLGGLLSAARARPGALNYGSPGTGTPHHLAMELLKNRAGVSLTHIGYRGTAPAVTDLLGGQIDVMFLPIHVALQHVRAGKLRALGISSDKPDALLPDVPSLQTLRLGNLNVDMWYGVLAPGGTPRPVIDRLNKALGEILAQPEVARSFESQGMTPAHGTPEAFARLMATDARRWSDLIKAQNIIAE, encoded by the coding sequence ATGAGCAAGGACATCGCATCGGCGCGGTTCGCGCGCCGCCGCGGCCTGGTGCTGGGCGCGCTGGGCGCCGCGGCCTGGTCAGCGGGCTGGGCGCAGGGCAACGCGGACGCACCGATCCGGCTGGTGGTGCCTTTCACGCCCGGCACCGGCATCGACCTGATCGCCCGCCAGGTCGCGCCGGGGCTGACCGCACAGCTGAGGCGACCGATCTTCGTCGACAACAAACCCGGGGCGGCCGGCAACATCGGCACCCAGGAGGTGGTCCGCGCGGCGCCCGACGGCACCACGCTGCTGGTCAGCGTGAACACGCTGGTCATGAACGCCGCGCTCTATCCCCGTCTCGGCTTCAATCCGCTGACCGACCTCGCGCCGGTGTGCCTGACGAGTTGGGGACAGTTGATCCTGGTGGCGAGCCCGCGTTCGGGCATCGACTCGCTGGGCGGGCTGCTGAGCGCGGCGCGGGCCCGGCCAGGCGCGCTGAACTACGGGTCGCCCGGCACCGGCACGCCGCACCACCTGGCCATGGAACTGCTGAAGAACCGTGCCGGGGTGTCGCTCACGCACATCGGCTACCGCGGCACCGCGCCGGCCGTGACGGACCTGCTGGGTGGCCAGATCGACGTCATGTTCCTGCCGATCCACGTCGCGCTGCAGCACGTCAGGGCCGGCAAGCTCAGGGCGCTGGGCATCAGCTCGGACAAGCCCGATGCCTTGCTGCCGGACGTGCCGTCGCTCCAGACGCTCCGGCTCGGCAACCTCAACGTGGACATGTGGTACGGCGTGCTCGCGCCGGGCGGCACGCCGCGCCCGGTGATCGACCGGCTGAACAAGGCACTGGGCGAGATCCTGGCCCAACCCGAGGTCGCCAGGTCCTTCGAATCGCAGGGCATGACCCCGGCGCACGGCACGCCCGAGGCGTTCGCACGCCTCATGGCGACGGACGCCAGGCGCTGGTCCGACCTCATCAAGGCCCAGAACATCATCGCGGAGTGA
- a CDS encoding ABC transporter substrate-binding protein → MQFLPSMLAVLLGTALSSAALAQACAPKVGADHLVAAGKLQMSINPTLPPQQFVDDKGELQGLNVELGKAIARKLCLEPVFVRMDMPPMIPALQAGRFDMINTGMFWTEERSKLMFMIPYAQQAMSIYTLPTSALKITKFDDLAGHVVGIETGTYQERKSREYNADMVARGLKTIDFRTFTTASETMAALRAGQLEAGVNIDETAANFAERGIAKVWVNGINGTDITVTYRDKATATAAAAALNELKADGTYDKLFDRFKMTRLKDTNFAIRGPGPAPK, encoded by the coding sequence ATGCAATTCCTCCCCTCGATGCTCGCCGTCCTCCTGGGCACCGCGCTGTCGTCCGCCGCCCTGGCCCAGGCCTGCGCGCCCAAGGTCGGCGCCGACCACCTGGTGGCCGCCGGCAAGCTGCAGATGTCGATCAACCCGACCCTGCCGCCGCAGCAGTTCGTCGACGACAAGGGCGAGCTGCAGGGCCTGAACGTCGAGCTCGGCAAGGCCATCGCGCGCAAGCTGTGCCTCGAACCGGTCTTCGTGCGCATGGACATGCCGCCCATGATCCCGGCGCTGCAGGCCGGGCGCTTCGACATGATCAACACCGGCATGTTCTGGACCGAGGAGCGGTCGAAGCTGATGTTCATGATCCCCTACGCCCAGCAGGCCATGAGCATCTACACGCTGCCCACCAGCGCGCTGAAGATCACGAAGTTCGACGACCTCGCCGGCCACGTGGTGGGCATCGAGACGGGCACCTACCAGGAGCGCAAGTCGCGCGAGTACAACGCCGACATGGTCGCGCGGGGCCTGAAGACGATCGACTTCCGCACCTTCACCACGGCCTCGGAGACCATGGCCGCGCTGCGCGCCGGCCAGCTCGAGGCCGGTGTCAACATCGACGAGACGGCGGCCAACTTCGCCGAGCGCGGCATCGCCAAGGTGTGGGTCAACGGCATCAACGGCACCGACATCACCGTGACCTACCGCGACAAGGCGACGGCCACCGCCGCCGCCGCCGCGCTCAACGAACTCAAGGCCGACGGCACCTACGACAAGCTGTTCGACCGCTTCAAGATGACGCGCCTGAAGGACACGAACTTCGCCATCCGCGGCCCCGGCCCGGCGCCGAAGTAA
- a CDS encoding LysR substrate-binding domain-containing protein: MNSSRKLMNLSARQLHAFLEIGRLKSFARAAEQVHLSPSGMSMLVKELEEQVGARLFDRTTRAVTLTEVGLRLQPVAERIVQDVRGLGDVVEGTQAAVRQRLQIAATPMVAASLLPAVLSDFAAVHPQVRIGITDVDVNQVREDVLAGEADLGLGFFVRPAVGLLRQPLCRFRLMSIRPPGVQGGGRRPSQPWHALTGVPLISLPADNPMQVVIEKHLAAAGCPVGERQRVNLIGTVIALVRAGHGHAVIPSFVLDDCLRQGLDVRMLRDPVASVELFLVSRRGRKPGAAAQAFTTALRTAAARLAR; encoded by the coding sequence ATGAACTCGTCAAGAAAGCTGATGAATCTGAGCGCGCGCCAGTTGCACGCCTTCCTGGAGATCGGCCGCCTCAAGAGCTTCGCCCGTGCCGCCGAGCAGGTCCATCTCTCGCCTTCGGGCATGAGCATGCTGGTGAAGGAGCTGGAGGAGCAGGTCGGCGCCCGCCTGTTCGACCGCACCACCCGCGCCGTCACCCTGACCGAGGTCGGCCTGCGGCTGCAACCGGTGGCCGAGCGCATCGTCCAGGACGTGCGGGGGTTGGGCGACGTGGTCGAGGGCACCCAGGCGGCGGTGCGCCAGCGGCTGCAGATCGCCGCCACGCCGATGGTGGCGGCCAGCCTGCTGCCGGCGGTCCTGAGCGATTTCGCGGCCGTCCATCCCCAGGTCCGCATCGGGATCACGGACGTCGACGTCAATCAGGTCCGCGAGGACGTCCTGGCCGGCGAGGCCGACCTGGGCCTGGGTTTCTTCGTCCGGCCGGCGGTGGGTCTGCTGCGCCAGCCGCTGTGCCGGTTCCGGCTCATGAGCATCCGCCCGCCCGGCGTGCAAGGCGGTGGCCGGCGACCCAGCCAGCCCTGGCATGCGCTGACCGGTGTGCCGCTGATCAGCCTGCCGGCCGACAACCCGATGCAGGTCGTGATCGAGAAGCACCTCGCGGCCGCCGGGTGTCCCGTGGGCGAGCGTCAGCGGGTGAACCTGATCGGCACCGTCATCGCCCTGGTGCGCGCCGGACACGGGCACGCCGTCATTCCGTCGTTCGTGCTGGACGACTGTCTGCGTCAGGGGCTGGACGTGCGGATGCTGCGTGACCCGGTGGCCAGCGTGGAGCTGTTCCTGGTGTCGCGGCGGGGTCGCAAGCCCGGCGCCGCGGCGCAGGCCTTCACCACCGCGCTCAGGACGGCGGCGGCGCGGCTGGCGCGCTGA
- a CDS encoding MaoC family dehydratase N-terminal domain-containing protein, with protein sequence MTDDRPDLHFDDVVVGAAFTSAAHAVTAEDIARFCDLTRDHHPLHQDAGYARARGFDGVIAHGLYGLALMEGLKTELGLYRHSSIASLGWDGVRFLRPVIAGDTVRVRFEFTGKRASSRPGRGIVTEALRLLNQRDECVIEARHSALLACRGDAAA encoded by the coding sequence ATGACGGACGACCGGCCCGACCTCCACTTCGACGACGTCGTCGTCGGCGCGGCCTTCACCAGCGCCGCGCACGCCGTCACGGCCGAGGACATCGCGCGCTTCTGCGACCTCACCCGCGACCACCACCCGCTGCACCAGGACGCCGGCTACGCCCGCGCGCGCGGCTTCGACGGCGTCATCGCGCACGGCCTCTACGGCCTGGCGCTGATGGAGGGCCTGAAGACCGAGCTGGGGCTCTACCGCCACAGCTCGATCGCCTCGCTCGGCTGGGACGGGGTACGGTTCTTGCGACCGGTGATCGCCGGCGACACCGTGCGCGTGCGCTTCGAGTTCACCGGCAAGCGCGCGTCGTCGCGCCCCGGGCGCGGCATCGTGACCGAGGCGCTGCGGCTGCTCAACCAGCGCGACGAATGCGTGATCGAGGCCCGCCACAGCGCCCTGCTGGCCTGCCGCGGCGACGCGGCGGCCTGA
- a CDS encoding FAD-dependent monooxygenase, with protein sequence MTSNTLNPDRGAAAADAPARAEVVVVGGGPVGMGLAIELGQRGIRTVVVERYPQPQPIPKGQNLTQRTMEHFHFWGAEEALRAARTIPRDYGIGGLTAHGSLLGPYTYDWLQRDLVKPYYHAANERLPQYATEAVLRRRVAELPSVTTLYGWDGLALAQDDEGVAVTIGQRHGDDRRVIRADYAVGSDGSRSMIREQAGITQTKTDHDRMMVLVVFKSHELHRLLARYPGKSYYNVLHPDLKGYWKFFGRVDLGTTWFFHAPVPPGTTRDNFDFHAYLQEAVGAPFDVAFEHIGFWDLRFMMADRYRAGRVFVAGDAAHSHPPYGGYGVNSGLEDARNLGWKLAATLQGWGGEALLDSYDTERRPVFASTMRDFIAKSIESDRAFLEAFDPVRDRSAFEAAWQARAQGAVGEVHAFEPHYEGSPVVTPPDSAPRVSGAVGAHRFEARAGHHLAPAVLSDGRDVYATFDAGYTLLALGADETAVAHFRAAAEAMGLPLKVVRGERTGEARRYAAPLVLVRPDQFAAWAGTDTAIDAATARAILATARGRSDSPASRSGATGAPAALSAAAG encoded by the coding sequence ATGACATCGAACACACTCAACCCCGACCGTGGCGCGGCCGCGGCGGACGCGCCGGCTCGGGCCGAAGTGGTCGTCGTCGGCGGCGGCCCCGTGGGCATGGGCCTGGCCATCGAGCTCGGACAGCGCGGCATCCGCACCGTCGTGGTGGAGCGCTACCCGCAGCCGCAGCCCATCCCCAAGGGCCAGAACCTCACCCAGCGCACCATGGAGCACTTCCACTTCTGGGGCGCCGAGGAAGCACTGCGCGCGGCGCGCACCATTCCGCGCGACTACGGCATCGGCGGGCTGACGGCCCACGGCTCGCTGCTGGGGCCCTACACCTACGACTGGCTGCAGCGCGATCTGGTCAAGCCCTACTACCACGCCGCCAACGAGCGACTGCCGCAGTACGCGACCGAAGCGGTGCTGCGCCGGCGCGTGGCCGAGCTGCCCTCGGTCACGACCCTCTACGGCTGGGACGGTCTGGCGCTGGCGCAGGACGACGAGGGCGTCGCGGTCACCATCGGCCAACGTCATGGCGACGACCGGCGCGTGATCCGCGCGGACTATGCGGTGGGCAGCGACGGCAGCCGCTCGATGATCCGCGAGCAGGCCGGCATCACCCAGACGAAGACCGACCACGACCGCATGATGGTGCTCGTGGTGTTCAAGTCGCACGAGCTGCATCGGCTGCTGGCGCGCTACCCCGGCAAGTCCTACTACAACGTCCTGCATCCGGACCTCAAGGGCTACTGGAAGTTCTTCGGACGGGTCGACCTCGGCACCACCTGGTTCTTCCACGCGCCGGTGCCGCCGGGCACGACCCGCGACAACTTCGACTTCCACGCCTACCTGCAGGAGGCCGTCGGCGCGCCGTTCGACGTCGCGTTCGAGCACATCGGCTTCTGGGACCTGCGCTTCATGATGGCCGACCGCTACCGCGCCGGCCGCGTCTTCGTGGCCGGCGATGCGGCCCACAGCCATCCGCCCTATGGCGGCTACGGCGTCAACTCGGGGCTGGAGGACGCCCGCAACCTGGGCTGGAAGCTCGCCGCGACCCTGCAGGGCTGGGGCGGCGAGGCCCTGCTCGACTCCTACGACACCGAGCGCCGGCCGGTCTTCGCCTCGACCATGCGCGACTTCATCGCCAAGTCGATCGAGTCCGACCGCGCCTTTCTCGAAGCCTTCGATCCGGTGCGGGACCGTTCCGCGTTCGAGGCCGCCTGGCAGGCCCGTGCCCAGGGTGCGGTGGGCGAGGTGCACGCCTTCGAGCCGCACTACGAAGGCTCTCCGGTGGTGACGCCCCCCGACAGCGCGCCACGGGTGTCCGGCGCCGTCGGCGCGCACCGCTTCGAGGCCCGCGCGGGGCACCACCTGGCACCGGCCGTGCTGTCGGACGGCCGCGATGTCTACGCGACCTTCGACGCCGGCTACACGCTTCTCGCGCTGGGCGCCGACGAGACGGCCGTGGCGCACTTTCGCGCCGCCGCCGAAGCCATGGGTCTGCCGCTGAAGGTGGTGCGGGGCGAGCGCACTGGCGAAGCCAGACGCTACGCGGCGCCGCTGGTGCTGGTGCGGCCCGACCAGTTCGCCGCCTGGGCGGGCACCGACACGGCCATCGACGCGGCGACGGCCCGCGCGATCCTGGCGACCGCGCGCGGACGAAGCGACTCGCCGGCATCGCGCTCCGGCGCGACCGGAGCGCCCGCCGCGCTCAGTGCAGCAGCTGGTTGA
- a CDS encoding dihydrodipicolinate synthase family protein produces MTDFRGTYTIMVTPFDADGAVDVPTLERYVDWQIASGIHGLIPLGSTGEFLSMTDEEIEQVARTVVERAAGRVPVIVGTTAEDTRVAVRKSRLAESLGADGVMVLPPFYCTPTDDEIDRHYRSVSDAIGIPVMVYNNPAVTNVDLKPPLLARLSEIDNCRYVKESTMEVTRVRDIARLTDGRMAVFGGIMGFESYVEGAVGWAAVPSNGAPAEMARLYDLVMAGELAQARALSFRYFPMIDFVFGQAYVAGTKALLAAMGLPVGGPRPPRLPMGPEGHAAARRLVEELGLRITPAA; encoded by the coding sequence ATGACCGACTTCCGCGGCACCTACACCATCATGGTCACGCCCTTCGACGCCGACGGCGCCGTGGACGTGCCCACGCTCGAACGCTACGTGGACTGGCAGATCGCCTCGGGCATCCACGGGCTGATCCCGCTGGGGTCGACCGGCGAGTTCCTCTCGATGACCGACGAGGAGATCGAACAGGTCGCCCGCACGGTCGTCGAGCGCGCCGCCGGCCGGGTGCCGGTGATCGTGGGCACCACCGCCGAGGACACCCGCGTGGCCGTGCGCAAGAGCCGCCTGGCCGAATCGCTCGGCGCCGACGGGGTGATGGTGCTGCCGCCGTTCTACTGCACGCCCACCGACGACGAGATCGACCGCCACTACCGCAGCGTCTCCGACGCCATCGGCATTCCGGTGATGGTCTACAACAACCCCGCCGTGACCAACGTCGACCTGAAGCCGCCGCTGCTCGCGCGGCTCTCCGAGATCGACAACTGCCGCTACGTCAAGGAGTCGACCATGGAGGTGACCCGGGTGCGCGACATCGCGCGCCTGACGGACGGGCGCATGGCCGTCTTCGGCGGCATCATGGGCTTCGAGTCGTACGTCGAGGGCGCGGTGGGCTGGGCGGCGGTGCCGTCCAACGGCGCCCCGGCGGAGATGGCGCGCCTGTACGACCTGGTGATGGCCGGAGAGCTCGCGCAGGCCCGCGCGCTCTCGTTCAGGTACTTCCCGATGATCGACTTCGTCTTCGGCCAGGCCTACGTGGCCGGCACCAAGGCGTTGCTCGCGGCGATGGGGCTGCCCGTGGGCGGACCGCGCCCGCCCCGCCTGCCGATGGGCCCCGAAGGCCACGCCGCCGCCCGCCGCCTGGTCGAGGAACTCGGCCTGCGGATCACCCCCGCCGCCTGA
- a CDS encoding LacI family transcriptional regulator, whose product MTVTLRDVARAADVSVATASRALAGSSLINQATQKHVVQVAAAIGYRTNTVARALRTRKSRLVGLTVHNLENASFRVLASVVQARLQALGYQVILSISNDDVAQERELLQTLVDHGVDGLIAVPTGGNGAALLAMEHAGIPVVCAVRRVDGASLESILAADLEGAYTGTQHLLGLGHRRIGLIVGPGDTTSGRERLAGYTRAMQEAGLGVDAALVQRGRYLPETGAAGAAALLALSAPPTAVFVANHESSLGVLRVVAERGLSIPSDLSLLFYEDSPWFEWQRPALSVVDSGALDMANLAVDRLMSRLGGVANGAREYRIGSRLVERASCAALPTL is encoded by the coding sequence GTGACGGTCACGCTGCGCGACGTTGCGCGTGCCGCCGACGTGTCCGTCGCCACCGCCTCGCGCGCCCTGGCCGGCTCCAGCCTGATCAACCAGGCCACCCAGAAGCACGTGGTGCAGGTCGCCGCGGCCATCGGCTACCGCACCAACACGGTGGCCCGCGCCCTGCGCACGCGCAAGTCGCGCCTGGTCGGCCTGACCGTGCACAACCTGGAGAACGCCTCCTTCCGCGTGCTGGCCTCGGTCGTCCAGGCCCGCCTGCAGGCGCTGGGCTACCAGGTCATCCTCAGCATCAGCAACGACGACGTCGCCCAGGAGCGCGAACTCCTGCAGACGCTGGTGGACCACGGCGTCGACGGCCTGATCGCCGTGCCCACCGGCGGCAACGGCGCCGCGCTGCTGGCCATGGAACACGCCGGCATCCCGGTCGTCTGCGCCGTGCGCCGCGTGGACGGCGCCTCGCTCGAATCGATCCTCGCGGCCGACCTGGAAGGCGCCTACACCGGCACCCAGCACCTGCTGGGACTGGGCCACCGCCGCATCGGCCTGATCGTCGGCCCCGGCGACACCACCTCGGGCCGGGAACGACTGGCGGGCTACACCCGGGCCATGCAGGAAGCGGGCCTGGGCGTCGACGCCGCGCTGGTGCAGCGCGGGCGCTACCTGCCGGAGACGGGCGCCGCCGGCGCCGCCGCCCTGCTCGCCCTGTCCGCGCCGCCCACCGCCGTCTTCGTGGCCAACCACGAGTCCTCGCTCGGCGTGCTGCGCGTCGTCGCCGAACGCGGGCTGTCGATCCCCTCGGACCTGTCGCTGCTGTTCTACGAGGACTCGCCCTGGTTCGAATGGCAGCGCCCCGCGCTCAGCGTGGTCGACAGCGGCGCGCTCGACATGGCCAACCTCGCGGTCGACCGCCTGATGTCGCGCCTGGGCGGCGTCGCCAACGGCGCGCGGGAATACCGCATCGGCTCGCGGCTGGTCGAGCGCGCCTCGTGCGCCGCGCTGCCAACCCTCTGA
- a CDS encoding dihydrodipicolinate synthase family protein encodes MTSSLTGIGGVWPATLTPFGPDGALDEAALAAHVGDVAATPGVRAVVVNGHAGETSSLRRAERARVVRVAVGAAGGVPVVAGVVAEDTRDARDLAADAAEAGASGLLLFPPLLFAGGAGARPGMALRFVRDVADASALPIVLFQLSRASGLAFSTDLLVRLCVEVPRIVAVKDGTDVPEAYEDNLRALRRLERPPTVLATNNTWLMASLVYGADGILSGLGSVAAPLLVALHAAVAAGDLAAARAANDRLVPLCRAFYRAPYLDAHNRMKTALHLLGRLPHPDPRPPLLPPDDEERVRIRAALVAAGLLGA; translated from the coding sequence ATGACTTCCTCCCTCACCGGCATCGGCGGCGTCTGGCCCGCCACCCTGACCCCGTTCGGTCCCGACGGCGCCCTCGACGAGGCGGCGCTGGCGGCCCACGTGGGCGACGTCGCGGCCACGCCCGGCGTGCGCGCCGTGGTCGTCAACGGCCACGCGGGCGAGACCTCGTCGCTGCGCCGCGCCGAGCGGGCCCGGGTGGTGCGCGTGGCGGTCGGCGCGGCCGGCGGCGTGCCGGTGGTCGCGGGCGTGGTGGCCGAGGACACGCGCGACGCCCGCGACCTCGCCGCCGACGCGGCCGAGGCGGGCGCCTCGGGCCTGTTGCTGTTTCCGCCGCTGCTGTTCGCCGGCGGCGCGGGCGCGCGCCCCGGCATGGCGCTGCGTTTCGTGCGCGACGTGGCGGACGCGTCGGCGCTGCCGATCGTCTTGTTCCAGCTCTCGCGCGCCTCGGGGCTGGCGTTCTCGACCGACCTGCTGGTCCGCCTGTGCGTCGAGGTGCCGCGCATCGTCGCCGTCAAGGACGGCACCGACGTACCCGAGGCCTACGAGGACAACCTGCGCGCGCTGCGCCGGCTCGAGCGTCCGCCGACGGTGCTGGCCACCAACAACACCTGGCTGATGGCCTCGCTGGTCTATGGCGCCGACGGCATCCTGTCGGGCCTGGGCAGCGTCGCCGCGCCGCTGCTGGTGGCGCTGCACGCGGCCGTCGCGGCCGGCGACCTGGCGGCGGCGCGCGCCGCGAACGACCGGCTGGTGCCGCTGTGCCGCGCCTTCTACCGCGCGCCGTACCTCGACGCCCACAACCGCATGAAGACCGCGCTGCACCTGCTCGGCCGGCTGCCGCATCCCGACCCGCGCCCGCCGCTGCTGCCGCCGGACGACGAGGAGCGCGTCCGCATCCGCGCCGCGCTGGTCGCCGCCGGGCTGCTCGGCGCCTGA
- a CDS encoding GntR family transcriptional regulator, with the protein MSAASTRPADDAGAGAAADDGPAPRPKAAVAAGRRAADSVSEQTYQALLALIASRALEPGDAIEERRLAERFDVSRTPMRAAISRLLGEGVLQQRANGLLVVREVGLTEYLELLSLRVLLEGEAAALAAARAPAAALARIERRLLAQLDSAAGADPVGEAQLDEDIHELVVNHCGNRSLGALITDIHRRLRMRDLSHAPQRLVPACEEHLAVVRALAARDPATARRAMVEHLERVRASHLRHVGILPGAPD; encoded by the coding sequence ATGAGCGCGGCGTCCACCCGCCCGGCCGACGATGCTGGCGCCGGCGCCGCCGCCGACGACGGACCCGCGCCCCGGCCGAAGGCCGCCGTGGCGGCCGGCCGGCGCGCCGCCGACAGCGTCTCCGAGCAGACCTACCAGGCCCTGCTCGCGCTGATCGCCTCGCGCGCGCTGGAGCCGGGCGACGCGATCGAGGAGCGCCGGCTGGCCGAGCGATTCGACGTCTCGCGCACGCCGATGCGCGCGGCCATCAGCCGCCTGCTGGGCGAGGGCGTGCTGCAGCAGCGCGCCAACGGCCTGCTGGTGGTGCGCGAGGTCGGCCTGACGGAGTACCTCGAACTGCTGTCGCTGCGGGTGCTGCTCGAAGGCGAAGCGGCCGCGCTGGCCGCCGCGCGCGCGCCCGCCGCCGCGCTGGCGCGCATCGAGCGGCGCCTGCTGGCGCAACTGGACAGCGCCGCCGGCGCCGATCCGGTGGGGGAAGCGCAGCTCGACGAGGACATCCACGAACTGGTGGTGAACCACTGCGGCAACCGCTCGCTCGGCGCGCTCATCACCGACATCCACCGGCGCCTGCGCATGCGCGACCTCTCGCACGCGCCGCAGCGCCTGGTGCCGGCCTGCGAGGAGCACCTGGCCGTGGTGCGCGCGCTCGCCGCGCGCGATCCCGCGACGGCCCGGCGGGCGATGGTCGAGCACCTGGAGCGCGTGCGCGCGAGCCACCTGCGGCACGTGGGCATCCTGCCGGGCGCGCCGGACTGA
- a CDS encoding amino acid ABC transporter ATP-binding protein — protein sequence MVGVQKWYGDFQVLRDIDLEVRRGERIVICGPSGSGKSTLLRCINRLEEHQQGQIVVNRVELTDDMRRIDAVRRDVGMVFQHFNLFPHLTILENCTLAPVWSKKYTPREAKEVAMSYLTKVRIPDQAHKYPSQLSGGQQQRVAIARALCMSPKVMLFDEPTSALDPEMVKEVLDTMVSLAEEGTTMLSVTHEMGFARQVANRVIFMDRGTIVEEAAPAEFFGAPKHERTRLFLNQLLH from the coding sequence ATGGTCGGCGTGCAGAAGTGGTACGGCGACTTCCAGGTGCTGCGCGACATCGACCTGGAGGTGCGGCGTGGCGAACGCATCGTGATCTGCGGGCCCTCGGGCTCGGGCAAGTCGACGCTGCTGCGCTGCATCAACCGGCTGGAGGAGCACCAGCAGGGCCAGATCGTGGTCAACCGCGTCGAACTCACCGACGACATGCGCCGCATCGACGCCGTGCGGCGCGACGTCGGCATGGTGTTCCAGCACTTCAACCTGTTCCCGCACCTCACCATCCTGGAGAACTGCACGCTCGCCCCGGTATGGAGCAAGAAGTACACGCCCCGGGAGGCGAAGGAGGTCGCGATGTCCTACCTGACGAAGGTGCGCATCCCCGACCAGGCCCACAAGTACCCCTCGCAGCTCTCCGGTGGCCAGCAGCAGCGCGTGGCCATCGCGCGCGCGCTGTGCATGAGCCCCAAGGTCATGCTGTTCGACGAGCCGACCTCCGCGCTCGACCCCGAGATGGTCAAGGAAGTGCTCGACACCATGGTGTCGCTGGCCGAGGAGGGCACCACCATGCTGTCGGTCACGCACGAGATGGGCTTCGCCCGCCAGGTGGCCAACCGCGTGATCTTCATGGACCGCGGCACGATCGTGGAGGAGGCCGCGCCGGCGGAATTCTTCGGCGCGCCGAAGCACGAGCGCACCCGGCTGTTCCTCAACCAGCTGCTGCACTGA
- a CDS encoding acyl-CoA dehydrogenase family protein, giving the protein MSHFQTDDQTAVRDTARRFAESEVLPRAAAIDREDTFDRALYRGMAALGLFGVSLPEAAGGSGLDTVSVCLVMEELARCSAAIGNAFAIPVEAALFLHHHGNPSQRALIPGILDGSIVFATAMTEPDFGSDAASIQTTARASGDGWVLNGTKAWVTLGGVADRIMVFARTGDAPGHRAISCFLVDAASPGVSRGRNEELLGMHGLEDCQIVLQDVRVPASALIGAENQAFKTAMGNFNFSRLLMSSMALGMAQAAMEDAVAYASTRRQFGQAIINFQAIQFMVADMSTDIAAARLLIHHAARLFDAGLPYAKEAAQAKLFTTDMAMKHVSNALQVHGGNGYSRDYRIERIFRDVRLAQIYEGTNQIQRLIIAKQVERELA; this is encoded by the coding sequence ATGAGCCACTTCCAGACCGACGACCAGACCGCCGTGCGCGACACCGCGCGCCGTTTCGCCGAGAGCGAGGTGCTGCCGCGCGCCGCCGCCATCGACCGCGAGGACACCTTCGACCGCGCGCTCTACCGCGGGATGGCCGCGCTCGGCCTGTTCGGCGTCAGCCTGCCGGAGGCGGCCGGCGGCTCCGGCCTGGACACCGTCAGCGTGTGCCTGGTGATGGAGGAGCTGGCGCGCTGCTCGGCGGCCATCGGCAACGCCTTCGCGATCCCGGTGGAGGCGGCGCTGTTCCTGCACCACCACGGCAACCCGTCGCAGCGTGCCCTGATCCCCGGCATCCTCGACGGCTCGATCGTCTTCGCCACGGCGATGACCGAACCCGACTTCGGCTCGGACGCCGCCAGCATCCAGACCACGGCGCGCGCGAGCGGCGACGGCTGGGTGCTCAACGGCACCAAGGCCTGGGTCACGCTCGGCGGCGTGGCCGACCGCATCATGGTCTTCGCCCGCACCGGCGACGCGCCCGGCCACCGCGCGATCAGCTGCTTCCTGGTGGACGCGGCGTCGCCGGGCGTGAGCCGGGGCAGGAACGAGGAACTGCTGGGCATGCACGGCCTGGAGGACTGCCAGATCGTGCTGCAGGACGTGCGGGTGCCGGCCAGCGCGCTGATCGGCGCCGAGAACCAGGCCTTCAAGACGGCGATGGGCAACTTCAACTTCAGCCGCCTGCTGATGTCGTCGATGGCGCTGGGCATGGCGCAGGCCGCGATGGAGGACGCGGTGGCCTACGCCAGCACGCGCCGGCAGTTCGGCCAGGCCATCATCAACTTCCAGGCGATCCAGTTCATGGTGGCCGACATGTCCACCGACATCGCCGCCGCGCGGCTTCTGATCCACCATGCCGCGCGGCTGTTCGACGCCGGCCTGCCCTATGCCAAGGAAGCCGCGCAGGCCAAGCTGTTCACCACCGACATGGCCATGAAGCACGTCTCCAACGCGCTGCAGGTGCACGGGGGCAACGGGTACTCGCGCGACTACCGCATCGAGCGCATCTTCCGCGACGTGCGCCTGGCGCAGATCTACGAGGGCACCAACCAGATCCAGCGGCTGATCATCGCCAAGCAGGTCGAACGCGAACTCGCCTGA